TTACACAACGTTTTTATCGTCGTAGTCTCCTAGAATTGAATGGAGTAGAAGACGAAGATACCAACTTGTGTGGACTCAATTGTTTTAGAGTGGGGCCTATTTAAAATGGTATTGGGTTTGGGCCCATGTCATCATGGAATTTAGCGATCGCCGAATCCGATGGCCGATGGCTACCCATCACACAATCATACTTTATGATCAAATAGGTCCCCTCATTAAAATTTTGTGTAAATATTCGACCATATAATTGCATATCCCTGTTATTTTGTTTAAAGGTATTACTCTATATTCTATTCCAAAATAGTGTAATCCCAAAATGGAGTTGAGTTTTGCTCTACTGTATTATTCcattttttattccaaaaaagaacattctcaattgattctctttttatttagttaataattgttaataatacctttaatttataaaaaattaaaaattaacctcaattattttatgtttacaaaacttccataaaaatatattttatttaaattaaatatttattattaaaatacaataaatcataaaatatataagataccaTATTCTTTTTACTAATGAGCATAAAATATTTTCCCACAAAtgattaactaatatatttagCAACGaacaatgattttttatttttaatttttctaaatcgaGCAAGAAAATTCTTAAATTGGACATTTTCATTTTCTGTAATTTCAATATCTACGGATATAGCTTCTCTTCCAACTTCAGTTGGTACGattattatcatatatatataattttcctAATTCTAAAGcaaaattttgcattaaaaagaatataaagaagaaaacaaagttttgttttgtaatttgaatTTCATATGGGATTCAAATGTTTGTGCATATATCAAACTCAACACGTACAAATGTTATCAAATCAAAATGTTGACccacaagataaaaaaattcatcTATTATATGTGAACAatatttcactgatcttggtagTTCCGAAATAAATTTACCGGAttattaaatctttattttatattatatttttatttatttatgtttagttttgatttttaatagtttatgcatcttttatgtaaaattattaaaaaaaattttttggaatatattttttaggaatatcatatttattttcaggttattgtattattttaaatattatttaaatataaaataaaaacattcaaaattaaaaggagtatttcataaataaaaaaagtcaaCTCCAAAAAATTACTTCATAAATAGAATAATCCGAGTCATTACTCTATTTTGGAATTGGATATAGAGTAAGAATGGAGaagattttactccaaaataaaGTGGAAGTAAAAAATGGAGTAGAGTTGGAAATGCCCTAAAGACTAACGACTAAGGAGCACTTGTTAATGGCGAAGGGCTGCTATTCTTTAGTTACAAAACTATTTTGGATATAactatattttagggtttattttcCCAAGAAATATATGGAATGAATTATTGGAGTTTATTTCAGTCGAGTATTTCAATTGCTATATAATTCTTGGCTGTAAATTATCAAAAGAATTAATTAATCTTACTAATTCTATTGTTAATTTAATAGCCAGCTAATATATAGTGCAACGTGAACTATTCTGTTTCTTGACTGTAAATTATCAAAAGAATTAATTAATCTTACTAACTATTGTTAATTTAATAGCCAGCTAATATATAGTGCAACGTGAACTATTCTGTTCATGCCGTTGTTTGGCCATGAATGAATCTGCTTAAAGCTAGAAACCACAAATGTCTTCTTAGTAACATGCATTACCCGAGTTTGATGAATATAATTGTGATGCAATAACGATGCTAAGAGCATCTCTAGAAATactctctattttagagttttcaaaactttatatttgaagtttcaaggtgtttttctctaaaaaaccaaaactttaaatttaacttcaaaattatatatattttacactatATCTTTATTTTGGTCATAGTTAATATAAATCCATTAaccttttataaataactagttCTCCTTCCATATCAATATAAGTGGTTTTGAAGAGGTTTTATTTTGTTCCAAAATAATTGATATTCTCactaatctatatataaaatttaatgtcatttgaaatctgtaaccaattacaaaatagtgtatatttttttcattggtttaactaattttatttaatgttatttttatgCAACCAAGATAACttacataaaattttgtattttcttaatccTTGTGAAAAAACCTTAAAACCCACTTAAAATGATACAGAGGGagtacatatattaaaatattacagtaatattaattagtaaaatattccaataaaatataaaattataaatataaatagataattaaatattaaactacatgAAAATACCACATTGTTTCATAACAAATTATTTCCGTAATGCTTCATCTTTAgttatacaaaatttgttaagacaatattttagtttttggaggTTACAGAGCAAATTAACTATACTATTagtattgttgtaatatttaaatttgtataataattatatcttcatgtatcttttcaaattttttttaattaagtttcttttgtaatatctTGTTGTCTAACCCTAgttttaaaatagtataaatcttatctgaaatttttatttaattttatgtgtaaaatttgtatttaaaataataaatttgaaatatttaggATATACAAAAGTTTTAAGAATCAAAACGATAAATGAGAAAATACATAATAATCATATATGTGATGTGTAGTTAATTATAAAGactaaaatacaaacaaaaagatgaaactttaaataaatatgaaacttTGAAGTTTCCCTCTTTAAAACTCcagttttgaagttttttttttgtgaacaaaaaattatatatttgaagttatagagtgttttttggagatgctctaatacaatttaactaggttaagatccgcgccttgcccGGGATGAACATTATAGGAGAAATTACATTTTTACCACTTTTCagttttaccaccactaaagagacattttcaaaaataccttcttcaCTAAGTggtaaaagactcttatgcccttgttattatatatataataaatcattatttaaataaaaaaaataaaaaaataaaaaataaaaaaataaaaaaaaataaaacttttttttttatgttttcgaattatacttttccaaattcgaacttttttataaattttttttttcgaattttttttatttttttttcaaatttctttttgaaaaacgaaaattatgtttgaaactattttttaaaattttttatatttttttaagtatttatttatatatttattataatcctaaatttcacattccaaaaaccctaccccacccctcaactctaaaccctaagtctagattagttaaccctaagaatataattgtcttttacccttcattaaaagtgagggtaaaagtggttagtgtaaacttGAAAAGTAgtactatgaatgtgctatttgtggcaatttcccaacattatatatataatttttttttatacattatatgtttctaacatattatgaaaatagaaaatatataatgaataattaaaataatggtaactattacttatataattaaattagtgagaacatataaataaatttgattaatccaaaaaatattttttctatttgatatggtatataattaaatttaaatgatagtaacatatatatagtatattttaatatttattaaatgtttatttctgctcatatatttttttatcatttgtatgtgttataacaaaaaatttaaattactcaTAACAAATTTTCACTGTGAAATTAATAGTTTAagtgatttataatatttttaaaaattaagttgtcaatattttttaaattttttatcaaaaacaattattcacagtaaatttcaaaattaagatatttttatatttttatacggTCATATaatgtaatttaaaatgatatatatatcttttacttttaatacttattaaatgagactttcaacttatacaatttttttaattatttgtatcaagtcataacaaaaaatttaaaccatggatcacaaaatttgaatatgaaatttttaacaattttagtcatttataaccgcttttaaaaattcaaaatataacatataaagaaattttttaatttttattatatggttactatggtttttaatttattttaatagtttaaaattaaacaaatataatataagacacccttatttttatcaaacctttattattcaaaattattaattatcatatatatactttagccatatTAGGAAATTCTGTAATTtaatttaaggaaataatgaagcacattaataatgtatttatggttagtttaataaaaacttattatatatttagatggaccaacctatttttctaagaattctaaGAATTATTCTAGTTATGATAcatggctacaaaaaaaatgttgtaatgcttctcaaataatatatactagattttgacccgcgctttcaaagcgcgggattATTTTCGAAACAttccaaatttatttgatataaatttgtattttaattgtatCTACACTTAGATATTACGAATGAAACATTATAttcaatgttttgaaacccgatccGATCCGCAGTTAAATTGCCAAATTCGGTAGTTCATAAGTAATccattttagtttaaaaaaaactgttatttaaaaattctataaaacccGTAACAACCGCTAAAACCCGAGATCTGGTTATCGGTTGAACTGATAGATGACCCAATATGTAATccggtttgatttattattatattttgagtattgtaatatatattcatgaacGTTCAGAAGAATAgtgaatatattatgaaattgatattccaattttaatacaattttagtcCAACTAAAATTCCATCTTGTTAATGGATTAATATTTGAGTGGatgcatattaaaaataaaatagatttgagCATCAATAATGTGTATACGTCTATTACAAATTAATGATTtacgttttcaaaaaaaagtataattgtttatttagttattagatactttttgatgttttgtctatggcttattttaaatttaaaatttaatttcattattcgcattagaaatgtaaatatttataattttaattttgatatatattttaatatatttagttcttaatttttttataatttatatatataattttatttttaaacaattaaaatattgactCTTACTCTCTGGCTTCGATTTATgttaatgtaatgttttatgatatatttgtgttaatatatttgttcaattagtatatatttgatatatatattttatgtctgTTTGAGTAAtccgtaaaaaatatattcataaaacTATCAATAGTAACATGTTTCATCATATAATTactgttaatatttattttataatatgtatttatatatattttagtactctactataagaattatattttatgtatttggtgagggttttgaacaatttttttttttgcatttggattaatatatagttgtatatatacgaatgaatatatatatatatatataattatttattacattaataactaaaacataattgattagttatttgaattttgaattaatataaattaaattcattagtttaaaaaataatagattagttagttagttccttaattttaggtataatgtatatttaacaattaaattagatatgagtagaataatagaaaatgtaattaaatataattgtccaacctagactatttgtaagtagataaaaattgcttctgttttaatagtattgataggGGATATGAGATATGTGTTGGCCGACACTAATAAGTTACAAAATGAATACGTTATATGTGTGTATTAatataaatagtaaatatacaataaatgCATTGGGGTTCCTGAACAGAATGATTGTAGAACAGTGAAGGTACAGTATTGTTggaataattaaattttagaggACATGTCGTATCTTCTTGTTGTCTTATCTCCATATGATGTGAAGTCTGGCCTCATAGATAATTTACATAAGTagacaaaaaaagataatttacataatttcacATAAGTAGCATTGGTCGAATGGATAATATTTGTTGCTATTAAGGCTCTGAATGGTGACTACGGTTTAAACGGTGCGGGATAAGCAGTTCCATTGCGGTGCGGttctaacagttataaaaatatataaatatatagcatgtttagagatttttgttactgttaactgcaaGGCGAGACGCGACGATGGTCACTATTTGAAGCCTAAAATTGACATGTGACTCTCAACCTTGCCTGTtacaaattcatccaagaaaatCCTGACAAAAATATGAACCTAAGAATTAACACgttatttcagaaaaaaaaaacaaaaaacaaaaactaaaaatgatgTTTTTGGGATTATACTGTTTAGTATACATTTTGGAGTATCTTTTACCCATATTCGTTTACcattaaactgtttttttttgtatttataatgtAAATGGTAAGATGTGAAGTATTATCATGAAACAGTGGTTTGattatattgtttttctttctttagttAAGCAAAGATCTTTCATGTTTTGATCTTTTACCATGGTCGGATCTGGAATTAATTTTGAGGATTATAAACATTGCttaagaattttaatatttttttgttttcataatttAGAGACCTATTTCGTAGTTTTATTTAGAGacatataatttctaaaatgtTTAAGAACCAAAGCTAATGTTTCATTAGGTTGTGCTCAGAGTCGGCCATGTCTCTTATTGCTTGTGGCCTCCCTAGCGTCACTTGCTAGTTTATAAGAGCATGCCCATTGGAAGTTTTAACTCTAAATTCACACAagttctaagaaaaaaaaaatataataagctGTCTTTTGTGAACCTATATCCTGCAGTCTCTCCGTAAGAGGCGGTATCACTACTATTTCGCAGGTCCTACGACACGTTGCAGCCTACGATTAATCcgcttattttttgttttttttttgaagtcaAACGAaaaggattaaaaaaaaatcaataaaactatCTTGAAAATCGAGCCTCCCAAGTTCACTGATGGGGATAGGGATGCTCTAATTCATCCTTTTATTTAGATCCAGAACGCTAACTTATTTGGTTCTCGTTATTTACCCAACACGGCATATCTCCTCCTCTAGCGTATATAGAATCAACATAAACAATTAATATGCAGAATCAGGtgtaataataatttaactCAAGAAGATTGGAGCCAGAGGCGGGCCCACTAAGACAAATATGGTGTAAAATAACACcccttaaatatgataaatttgaAAATGCTGATAGAAACATTGAAGATTTTTCAGCATTTTTGGTTTGAAGTGTACTTTGACCTAGATTAAAATGAATTCTGAGCCCACCACTGATTGGAGCTAATGTGAAGTAACATGCAGTCGTTAAGTGAGAGTTTAGTTTACTTGTGTAAGAAAATTTACCATTTCATAAAGTGACGTGGCATCCAAAAATGAATAAGTATCTcgataataagaaaaaattctAAGGTATACAAGACAGAACCTCCCAAAGATTAGGTTATATGAAACAGAGAGATCAAGCTTGGCTCAGTGTTTAGAGTTTTGGTGAACGAGGATTCTTGTGAGAGACACAACTGTAGTCGTGAAAAACCTTGACACTACAAAAAAAGGTTGATGTGCAAGGGAAAAACTTTGCAAGGGATTTGCTTGGGACAATGTTCCCTTGCAAAATGATTTTAGTCAATATTCTCTTCAAAAATTTTGCAAGGGATATATTTTTCTCGAAAATACTTAGCGAATttactaattgttttttttaacgctAGATAATAATGttattacaaattataaaaaatattacatataattcTACAGTCGACATTTCAACCGGTCTTAAGAGAATTCACGActgactgcatcacctgagctgCCGTATGGGATATGTGCTTAACGGTACCCCTTACGCCTTGTTGCAGATCTCTTGATGTAGAAGCACTAATGAACCATTAGTCAAACCACTAGACCAAAAGGGCTTCCGCATTTTTTCTAGTTGTTTAATATACACTTTCACAATTTCTTAGAAAATCTATTGGATATGAGCAACGGATCTGGATTGTTCCCTCACAATTTTCTAGCAAAATTTCTAGGAATTTACAAgggaactttttttttatcaaatactgGGAATAAATCTACTCCGGAACTAGAAGAAGCGCCTAAATTACTAAGAACAAATAGTCATTCATTCCCAACATATGcaacaacaatttttttaaaaaaaaaattacaatattttgaatacattGTAAACTAAACATAAACCAAACCAGTAGTATAATtaatctaataatttttaattaatttaagaattttaattaaactaattaaaCCATGTActaaaaaaatcctaaacaacCCCTAAACTACCAAACCCTAACCTACCAAACTCTAaacaaaaccctaaactaaCAAACCATAAAAGAAGCCCTAATCTACCAAACCCTCAACAAAACATTAAACtaccaaaccctaaacgaaGCCCTAAACTACCAAACCAAATCTACTTACCGTATACCAAACGCTAAACTACATTaaatcaaaccctaaactacGAAACACCTAAACACTTGTGGTGGTGGCTTGCCGCGGGCGTTCCTGTGTGGGCTTTCTCCGGCGAGGCGAGGAAAGATAGCTGGAGAGGAGATACGACAAGGCTCTGAGTAGGTGAGAGAGTGAGTAGATCCGATGAGGCTATGGCTCAATGAGAGAGAGTTGATCCACAGAGGTTGTGAGAACGAGGAAGAAGAGCACCTTTGGCAAGGAAGAAAGTTGGCTTCGGCGAGGAAGAATAGTAGATCCGACGAGAGTGAGAGAAAACAAGATCAGTTCGGCGTCAGGAAGAGGTCTCCGGGTTTCGTTTATGGGTTTTTGTAAATAATTCGGAAAATCAATTCTAGTTTATTACAAGTTTCATTGTGTGTTTCGGTTTTGGAACATGATTCCCAACACTTAAACTAATTTCCTGATATACTCCATATCTAGTTTGTCAAGTTTCTGACACTGGACAAATTTCCCGAAATATTTACCGAAGTACATTTTGAAACACTATACTTTCATATTAAATACAttatccaaaaccaaaaccgtAAAGAAAACCCAAACGAAACCccaaaacaatttttcttaGGTTATGTAGATTCTTGGTCTGGACTGCTGAACCGGCTGGGGTTAGCTGTTGAAGCCGGATTTTTCAATCCGGACTCTCTGTTCGGTTAGTGTTTGAAGGTCAAGACATTGAAGGCCGGTGGTATTGGGTCTATTCTGGATATGCGCCTCCGACGTTAATACTATTAGTACAAGCACATCAAACAGATCCTTTGGTTACTAATAGTTTGGTCACATAATAGATTTTTGAAATAGACTTAGTTTCGTCGTGCATGTACTTGAAGTCGAATTTAGGAGGATTAAGGGATGATTCATCTGAATCGTGGAGTGAATTCATCTAAATGTAGTTGAAAATACAATGATGGAGATTAAGTAGACTTGAATCTAATTTAGTGATTCATAGTGATACTAGATAACATTATAGTACCTGTAATATAATCTATGTTGAGGTTAAAGCTTTGTACCAAAATTAATGTGAAGTTGagcaaaaatagaaaaagaaataaaacatttttggaAATGGCTTAAAGACGTCTTGGAGATGCTCTCATGTCAGCGGTTATTGTTAATAACCGGAAGATGCCAAAGAACTAGAGTTTGGAATCTTGTCGGTTATTGATCCGGTTTATCATCCCTGCGATCGATTTCCATAAGCTACCTGGTTTTGATCTCCATAACTAGTACTAGAGTTTGAAGATCCCAAACGTGAAGGAAAGATATGGAAAAAAAACCAAGAAATCTTTTTATGgtttcttctcttttaatgGCGTTTTTATTTGCTTATTCTGCATCTGTACAGCTTAATGATTCTGGTAATTCACTttgtctcttcttctctctttctctcaagaTCATGTTAAACTTCACAAGTTGTGTGTTTCATGCAGATTGGTATCTTTGGTTTCCTCTGTACGCACTAGCTTCTGCAGTTAATCTGATCAACTCCAGAAGAATATGTAATAAATCAAGAAGAATTAGACAGATGACGAGTACAGCTCTTAGCTTGGGTTTGTTCTTGTTGGTTAAAGTCATTACGGAGGATGTCATAACAGAGAGAGTTGGAATCTTGTCTTTGGATCTCACTCATAGAGTTGTGAGAGAGAAGATCGGAAGTGGTTTGGTGATAGCTTCTATGGTTCTGCAACTACAAGCTTCTTGTTCAAAACGGAAAGAGAAGTCCGTTGACTTTGGTAAGAACAAGAACATGGTTCAGTCTCTGGTTTGAGAAAAGTCAAAACACATTTCAAAACTTGACTCTGTTATTGTTGATTTTCAGGGATGGCTGCAACTGTAATCTTTGGCTATGGACTTCCCTTTTGGTTCTTCACTATACAGAATGGAGAAATCAAGATTTGACTCCTTTTCTTGTTGGTTATGtatgttttattcattttgCAACTTGTTAATTTATATCGCAAGAAATTTTCACcaacataaaatttgaattttcttCAATCTGTAACAGAAAAACGAACAATATTTGGTCGATCGCAACATGCAAATGAAcatgaaaaagaaacaaagctgTCTAATAAGATTCAATGAGAAAGAGAAAGTAAAAGATTGAAACAAATCTGCAAGGAATTGACTTTAAAAAGccaaaaactaacaaaaatgaCCTCTGCAATTTGTAGCTCTACAATGGCATGAATGTTCATTTTCTTGgtgaaaagattaaaaaaaaggcTATGTACTGGATTCGTCTCTTGTCTGCTTCTTGCTGATCAAGAACTTCTCCGATGTATTCACAGACGGATGTACCACGCAGTATATGTTCACAAGCTCGTACTCCCCATCCCTGTGGGATTTGATCAGTCATGTATACTGGAGCCTGAAGCAAAGACAGATAGATAGACACAACTAAAAAGGATGATGTCTCACACCTTGCTTTCTGTTCTAAAAACTTCAAGTTTAGTGCGGATTCCATTCTGTAAAACTCGATTGTAACATGTCCTAGAGCATCCGCAGAGTTCATTGCATTCATAAACAGGATAAACCTCCTGTAAAACATTTCCACAAACAAATCACATGTAGTTGAGTGACATTAACAAGACTCTTAAAGTTACCTCCAAGATGTCAAGATGATACGTTCTTTGTCATCATATGGGAATCTACACCTCATGGACTTTCCATATACGTCTCTAGCTTCCTCAAAATCGTTACCGAAAAGGTATACATGATCACAAGTTAGAGGCGAGCATACTGAGCCAGGACAGACACACCTGTGTTGCACCTTCTGCATGGgacaaataaaaaacaaatgtcacaagagagagagagagagagagagagagagagagagagagagagagagagagagagagacaatcTTGTTTTTTCATATTAGGACAAAGCGAGAATACCTCCTTGGCAAAAACCGAACTTAGCCTACAGCAAGCTGAGCGAGCCGCAGACAAGATGTCATGGTTACTAGGAGTTGTTCGCTTTCTGAATCTTTGACAACAATATTTTAGAAACCACAGAACAGTGAGCATCAAAATTTTGTCACTAGGAGGAGATGGTGGTGGTTTAGAATCTTGCTTCCTCCGCTTCATGTTTCTAATCCTATATGAGACTGCTCCAAGCTTTTCTTGAATTTATCAGGACGGCTAAGCCTAACAGAACTTGGTTCCATGTGTTTCTGCCTGATGGTGACGACCAAGGTCAGGTAATAAATTGAATTTCAATCCACAGAACTTGCAAACATACTTATGTGAAGTCCCTGCTTCAGGGTTTTGATAGACTCACCACTAGTCAATCTGCTGCACTCAGAAGGATGCACAGCTTGCACATGTGTTAGCAACTGTTCTTTATCTCCAAAGTTTCTGCCACAAGGAATACACTGAAGAAGCATGCACTTCTCTGCAATCTGCACGTGATGTCTCTCCTCCACATGAGCTTTCAAAAGCAATAGATATCACCTTCATTGGTCCACCTCACACTGTCTCCCTTTGGATTCAATGAAAGCTATGCATTGCTGACTCTTATTTCCAAAACCAAATGGTTTCTTCATAACCGATTCGTTTATGTTTCTGTCTTGTCCTTGAGACAATTCATTAGACTCTTTTTCTTCAACAACAATGCCATCCCATAGGACCAAACCATTCATCACATGGGTATTTTCAGTATCAGATTCCATCTGTGATGCGTTTCCTGTTTCTCCACGTCTAATCTCTAGTTTTGGTCTTTTACGGCTCGCATGGACATCTGAGTTGAAGATGCTTTTACTACCATTCTGCTGTTCTGTTGTTTCTGCAACACTGCGACGAGAACCATTTTGTAACGTAATGCTTCCATGTTTTCCATTCTGACAACACCATTAGTTGCATCTGATGATCAGAAATGGATTTGACTTTGTTCCATCTGATACAGTTGTCAAACTCCTATACACATACAGTTGTATGGTTGCAAATGGTATATTATAcacatgtattttatatatctgCTTAGTGAGATGGGATTTGATGACAAGAAAATGCAGAGTAACAGACACAATCGTTCCATGAGGTTACTTCTTTAGCTCTGTTTCAATTTTCTATTTGGGTAGTCAAAGTTTGTGTATCTGTTGAAGTGTTTAAGTTTAAGACCAAAAAAGATTTAGCCCTGAATCTTTGGACTGTTTTTGATTGGTTCTTGGAATCTTTGATAACTTTACCTTTTAGCTGGACTGTTCCtgaaaagaaagagattgaagaggATAATAGCATTGACCATTCTCTTTCTGCTTCTCAACGCTTTAAGCGCGTGAGTTAAAAACCAACAACAACTTTCTTTTCTGGTTCTTGTATCTTCATAACTCTGATCCATGTGTGAGACGTTGCCAATCTTCGCTCAACCAAAGTTCCATGGGAACTAAGATATCAGATCACATAGTCATGGCACCAAACAAGTTATCAGAGGAAATGATAAAGTGTGCATCAGCTATATACTCCGACCCTCACAACGGTTTCTCATCCCCAAGCGAGTATGATACGTGGAGTCTAAGCTTCATGAAAAACTTCGATGATCAGTTCAAATTAAGCGGACCTTATAGCTCAATGATTGAAGTGTCACACATTCATCAAAACCATAGGAAAGGAGGACGAGACCTTGACTTTATGAATCGAAACTTCAGGTCACAgtttttatataagaaatttCACTCAGTTTATTTAAAATGGTGATAGTATTCATTGGTTTTGTATTCTTATACAAAACTTCAAGAAACTGGAAAGTGTTGATCCAAGAAAGCTGTCTCACCAAGAGAAACTAGCGTTCTGGATTAACATACATAACCCACTTTGTCATGCACGTACGTGGTGTTTCTCCTCTGTAGTCCTTTGATCTAACCCTATGTCTTCGTTGTACTTATACTAGTTTTTTTCACCACAGCAGACGTTTTTAGTAAATGGGGTTCCACAGAATAATGGGAAACGGTTCTTACTGCTCACCAAGGTAATACCTATCAACACTTTcttggtttgatttggtttgcTTCAAGAAGATAATTTAAATGCCAtttttatgtatgtatatattttccAGCCAGCCTACAACATAGGAGGTCGCATGGTAAGTGTAGAAGCAGTACAGAGTTATATTCCACGCA
The nucleotide sequence above comes from Brassica napus cultivar Da-Ae chromosome A9, Da-Ae, whole genome shotgun sequence. Encoded proteins:
- the LOC106365161 gene encoding uncharacterized protein LOC106365161 is translated as MEKKPRNLFMVSSLLMAFLFAYSASVQLNDSDWYLWFPLYALASAVNLINSRRICNKSRRIRQMTSTALSLGLFLLVKVITEDVITERVGILSLDLTHRVVREKIGSGLVIASMVLQLQASCSKRKEKSVDFGMAATVIFGYGLPFWFFTIQNGEIKI